DNA from Doryrhamphus excisus isolate RoL2022-K1 chromosome 19, RoL_Dexc_1.0, whole genome shotgun sequence:
TATTTTCTCGtaaaacttaaataaatgtgattataggggtgttatttgatgtcttgagggctctagtGTTGCTGaacaagtgtatttagaagatagTAACCAACATATTATACGATATAAGTTTCTAATGAAGGTGTCTGGAAGCAATGAGCTACCATAAAGAAGGGATGACTACATTTTTTACCAGCTTGTTTACATTAGTTAGCATTGTTTACATTACtgtgaattctgcctagcaacaagaagCGTGGCAAGAGAATGGGAGCAATTCTATCAGGCTATGCGCGTGCCGGGGTCGCTTCTTAAGATTCTTTTCCTTTTCGCCTTTTCCaattgaaaatgtcaaaaaccgAGCCCCAGTGAACGCAACACATGTAAACTAACAACAGAAATGGAGGGCGGCATGGCCAGCTCTGTGAATACGTCAACAATAAATAGGTCGTCTTCAGAGCGGCAATTCATGATGAAGGTCACTCTAAGTGGAGGAAGTCTCAGGTGACTCCTCCATGGCGCCGTACACTTCTTCCGGAATCGGCGTCTCGGCCCTCCGACAGCAACGCACGATCCACTCGGCCTCCGAGTCGTCTGGTGATGGGAAGTAAGGACAGTCACAAGTCTGCAAGTCCAAGTCTTTCTTGATATTTCTTTTtgaatgtatattttgtttCCATTTGAAATAAGACATTTTCAAATTCTAAATTAAATAGATTCCTTTTGTAAAAGTGGAATTCTGCAGGCTGGGCCTACACCCATGGGGCCCGAAGAGGCATTTATTTTCCAAGCTAAGGAAGCGCAGGGGGCATTTGTCAGCGTCTGTGTAAAGATGGGATTTATTGCCTCACGGCTTCCCGTCCAGGATGCAATGATGCTGATGGGACACCAGGAAGGAGACCCCCAAGAAAAGATACAAGTCAGCTTATTGGACAGGAAAGACCTGCGTTAGCTTTCACTGGGCTGCCCAGGTTAGCCTTAGCCTCCTTGGTGGTTAGCCTCGTGAACTGGCACGGTGCCAAGATGGAGAACAATAACCAGTATTCCCCCACACGGACGTGGGCACATGGCGGGAAGACACGATAGCAGCAGCAATACAGTTAGcacaatatgctaacattagcattccaAAACATTTCTACTTTGCATTTTTCTTCATTCAAACTGGTTCAAGTCAACAAATCCTtgataaaataatttcatcataacacaaaacaaagcTTTTGGGATCATTAAAAATGCTTTCCTTGACCCTCgttctaagacaggggtctcaaacccgcgGCCCGgcccaggacactagtttgaggcccccgccttgatatgaaagtttaatgttcgtgcggcccgcgcaagtttgatatggatgctgtatggtatcatgtacccagaaaaaattattacgtttgattaatgttcatgttaaaggttaaataactgttaatagttatcctccctatccctgtggaagtggtaagtttttggctatttaatttaagtttaaaggaaataacttgaaggctaccgtttaggtcgctagctctctaggtgcgagttagcatgtgtctcaagaccctgcagttgcgcaatatgttgtaaataaaaagagtataaatgtgactatagtcatgttttgtcatgtctacagggctctaataatgctttgttaattttaatctgaaaaaaaataatttgtctacgcTGGTTGGTTAGTTTTGGGGTACGGTAATCCTGCTGGTTCCTGATCTATCATGTCTGGCAGTAAAAGCTGCCAACAGTTGTTGCAGACCAAATAGCCCCCAAATAGCACActgatcaggggtcagcaaatAAGAAACGAAAGCGGCACATTTACGCCTCACCTGCCGTTCTGAGGAAAGTCCCGTCGTAGGAGGTCACGCTTCTCGTGGCGGGGTCGTAGAAACCGTCACCGCAGTCATAGCAGTCGTCAGGAACCACGCGTGGAGGATGGAGGTCGGTGAGCTGGGATTCACCTGCCATCAGGAAAGTGACATCACGTGACCATTGTTAAGTCCGACATggacttaacagtgaaagcaaCCTGCGGGTCTGAGTCCGTGGCATCTCTCCGTGTAGAAGCGCCTGTCCCGGCCGATGCAGTAATCCCAGTCCTTCTCCTGGTACAGCAAACCGTCTGCAAAGGTGAAGGATCCCTTTGGATGGAAGAATAAACAAGAAACATTCAAACAAGCAAAAGCTGCTGTTTTGAGTAGCGAAAAAGAACGTCCATTTTCTCCATTACTGCTTTTTAGTTTGAGGCAGAGACGGAGATCTAAATTTTCTTTTAATGCCAGACAATGACAAAGGAATAAACATTTGTCTGGAACGTTCCTACTTTCCTAAATCAACAATGCAATCAGAAAAATCGGCGATAGAGGAAAACAGATGCTAATCACGGCGTACATTTGTACCCAACACCCATCTGTCAGTTAGCATCATGGCCACGCTTCAAACCCTTCACGCTCCAAAACAATTCAATATTGAAGCTGCTGGGCCACCTTTTTCCGTGGAAGGACACATCATCTGGTCCAGGGTCAAAGTGTCATCGCTtgttatttcttaaaaaaaatacttaaaaaacaatacaataatgaTGACCTTTTTTGGCATTGTTCATATAGATAATTGTTACTTTGTTTAAAAATACtgataattacttttttttttttttactaattacaCTTccgtggcggcacggcggtctagtggttagtgcacagacctcacagctagaagaccagggttcaattccaccatctctgtgtggaatttgcatgttctccccgtgcatgcgtgggttttctccgggtactccgttttcctcccacattccaaaaacatgctaggttaattggccactccaaattgtccataggtatgaatgtgagtgtgaatggttgtttgtctatatgtgccctgtgattggctggcaaccagtccagggtgtaccccgcctctcgcccaaaagacaagtgggataggctccagcaacccccgcaaccctcgtgaggaaaaagcggtagaaaatgaatgaatgaatgaattttccgtAATTTTCCGTAATTTTTGCCAACTTCCAATCCACCGATGGCCctgttggaattttttttggataCCAGCACCAATTACCCTTTTCTCATTTTTCCCCCGTCATTTTTGTCTGATACCGATTACCTTTTTGTCGTTTTTGGTCTGTTACTGATTTTTTGGATACCAATAGCAATGACCTTCCTTAGCTTTTTTTCCCGACAGGattacttttttgtcatttttttcccccaccaaCATCAATTACCCTTTTCAGTACCCATTTTTGGATACCAATATCGACCATCTTTCCCTCGATACCAAAACCAATgaccttttttgtcattttttcctgACACTGATtaccattttgtcatttttgtctgaTACCGattaatattttgtcatttttgtctgaTACTGATGTTTTGGATACCAATAGCAATGACCTTCcttagctttttttcccccaccaaCATCAATTACCCTTTTTGGTACCCAATTTTGGATACCAATATCGACCATCTTTGCCTGGATACCAAAACCAATgaccttttttgtcatttttccctGACACTGATtgccattttgtcatttttgtctgaTACTGATtacctttttgtcatttttgtccgATACTGATTTTTTGGATACCAATAGCAATGACCTTCCttagcttttttccccccaccaaCATCAATTACCCTTTTTGGTATCCATTTTTGGATAATTTTGGATCTTTCCCTCGATACCAAAACCAATgaccttttttgtcatttcttttcA
Protein-coding regions in this window:
- the morn5 gene encoding MORN repeat-containing protein 5; the protein is MELTGSSYKGPTLNSRMEGEGEYTFPSETKYVGQMKDGMFHGRGVLHFLNGSKYEATWENGIATQGSFTFADGLLYQEKDWDYCIGRDRRFYTERCHGLRPAGESQLTDLHPPRVVPDDCYDCGDGFYDPATRSVTSYDGTFLRTADDSEAEWIVRCCRRAETPIPEEVYGAMEESPETSST